Within the Oryzias melastigma strain HK-1 linkage group LG8, ASM292280v2, whole genome shotgun sequence genome, the region CACTAAGACAAGGCTTCCATGTTGGCTCTAAACCATGAAGCGGGAGTAATCTGATTTGAACTGGTTGGTCAGGGACTGGGTTGCAAACCAAGGCACAACGCTGTACTCCCAGTCGCTCACACAACAAGTTTGACACATCTTTTGCTCCTTGTAACATGGAAATAAAATCAAGTGTGGACAACTGGAAGAGGCTGCATACACCAGTGTGAGCTTTTCTGGTTAGAATTGCTGATCCAGGAGTCCAGGGGTTAGGATTTAGGTAAGCTACTAGCTTGTCTGATTCCCAGATTACATTGGAGAAGCTCTTTACTGGCCTAATGATCTCTGCCCGCGACACACTACCAGACATGGAGGCCACAAACATAACACCAGCATTTGTTTCAATGACTGCTTCACCTTTTGCATCCACAGCAATGAATCCTGCACAGGTTCCATTCAGGTCCTCAGCCATCACTTCCCTGCAGGCTTGCCTAAGGCTATACCCTTTGTTGTGATATAGACTGGCTACCTTTTGTGCTACCGTGTTCCTGAGGAAAACATCTCCATCTCCAGAGCAGGTTATAGCCACTCTGTCATCGGCATATATCCCTGCCCCTACCACTGCTGTGTCACCAACCCTGCCCTTCAGCTTTCCTACCAATCCACCCGTTGAGGAAGCAGCAGCAAGTCGATTCAGTGAATCCAAGGCTACAGCTCCGACAGTCTGAGGGTGACTGCCCTTTGAGCTGTTTCCACCACCGAGTTTCAAAAACAACTCTTTCTGACGTACATCAGTGTGAAAATACTCTGGTCCAACAGGTTTCTCTTTGCCTTCTAAACCCCGGAGGAAATCTTCTGCCCCCTCTCCCACAATCAGTGCATGTGGACTCTTGTCCATTACAGCCCTGGCTGCTTTTATGGGGTTCTTTATACTCTTCACACATGCAACAGATCCTGCCCTCTTTGCGGTACCATCAACAATGGTTGCTTCCAATTCATTCACGCCATCCTTGTTAAAAACAGAACCTTTTCCTGCATTGAACAGGAAGCAGTCTTCCAAGGCTTCCACAGACCTCTGAACTGCATCCAAACTGCTGCCACCTTGTTGAAGCACCTTGGACCCAAGGGTTAAGGCAGTTTGTAATGCAAACTCAATGATATCTGCCACTTTATTGTTCAGCATCATGTCCTCTCCAGCACCACCATGAATCACCAGAGTGTGGTTTGAGCTCATGCCAGTGGGAGTGTCGGCAATGGTTTTACTTTGGTCTGAACTTCCTGAGCAAGTGTTTTTCTGATCTTTCTGATCCTGATGGAAAAGACACTCAAGGGCTTGCATTTGGCTTGCAATGGCATATCGAACAGCTAGAAGCATCACTAACTTCAGATTTATCTTGAGGTTTTCTTGAAGTTTTTCTAGAGATAGAGCAAAGCTCCCTTTTCCGTTAAGCATAATGCGGACCTTGTCTCTCTTCCCCAGGTAGGTCACAGCCAGTTGATCTTGAGAATAAACATTTCCAACTCCACACTCAATTCCCTCCATAAAATCTATTCCTGTGAGGTACACTGATGGACATGCAAAAGGATCCAGAAACTTCTTTAGCGGGTTGTCAGGTGGTAAAGCTCGACGGAGGGCAGCCACATGGGGACCAACACCCTGGCCTGTCTTGGTGTTTCTGATGAGGTTCTTGTGCTCTGTAAATGCAGCATGGAACAACTCTAAGAGGTCAGTGGTGTACTGGATTGTACCATCTGGACTGATGCGAGATGCTATGACACTTGCTAATTTACGAGAGTGGATGGTGACAGAGTAGGTGGGATCACATCGACCGTGTTTGTAGTGCCTCATGTGGGTTGGAGTGACAAACATGTGACAGTCAGCAGCTTCACCAAGCGTCTGACTCAGGGAGAGCTGCAATGAGAAGTTTATCCAAGCATCATAAAGCCCCCTTTGCCCTCTGAGAGTGGAAAAGACATCAGGATAAGAGGACAAATCGAATGTGAGAACTGGATGGCTTTTTGTCAATTCAGGGTTTTGCTGGGGGGGACTCGTTGCTTTCAGAGGAAAGTTTAAGGCAGTTGGGCAAACAGAATTCTTACTGTTATCAGAGACTGGCCTAGCCGTGTTTTCTGCATCATTTTGGACATGATTTAGGTCAACACTCTCAGACAGGTGGTACACACGTTCAGTCACAAGAGCAGCCACCATCCCATCCACAGCACTGTGCTCGAACACCATCCCAGCCGTGCAGTCTTTGAACACCACAAGGTTCAGGACCTGCAAACaaagaataaatcaaagaaacaataaactatttttgtggagtttggttttgtctttttaattctttactGAAAACACCAcatggtttatttgttttggttttacttCAGAGAATTGGTTACTGAATAAAATGAGCTGGTAGTATCTGAGACTGCATTAAGACCAGagacttacttttgttttctacctaAACCTAAACTCCAAACCACTAGCTGGCATCATCGCCCACAGGGACTTGTCATGCAGGACCTATATTAGGTTTGCTCTCATGCGGAACCAACATCACACAATTAAAACCTCTTCTTCCAGGAGGTGCTGttacttaaaatgtttcaacactggatgaaaatatacttttctcTGAATGATGCTCAAATGTCTGGATCCCTTTACTCCTCTGTGTCTCTTCCCTAGACATTTCCAAGtttctattttctcttttagcaaaatttaaacacaagataaaaaatatgcaacaaGTACAACTTTTAAAGCTACATTGAAATTAATCCTTTCAacttagttttacatttttatttttcagtgtttcagtGGTTGATGAGCATTGACTGCACATGAGAACTGAACCTAGTTAGTGTGACATCCCTCATAGAGAATTGCTTGTTTCCGGCTCCAACGAATTTATATCAGTTCAGTCgccattatttaatttttcccaTGACACTGACACCGCcaatttggagccagacgtcagtAAGAAGGGATTGATCCAACTCAGTCTGAGTCAAAACTTCTGTgccaaccactctcaccaattaggagtgagcttgttggaagtccacacccctaatGTTTGAAAGTGGGCTTTGaagaatattttaatcaaacattttgaactgcGATATGAGACcacacacttttattaaaagatcTGATTTAGGGATGTatattggcaagaatctggcaATATgttacgtatcgcgatacacgtcttGTGATACGACACATATCGCAATCTGTCCCAAgattgtaccttttttttttttttaaaagcatgacTTAGAAATAAAACTGAGTCATATTAAATTCTGGTTCTCATGAGATCTTGTTATGgtgcggtgtagagctgctcaaagtgtgctgccaactagtggtcaagggtttaggtggaaaacaaaagtgagacgctcaaaaatgattaattgggtatcgtcttgtcagcattttaaatcgccaaatgaaatattgtgatatattacCAAATCTACAGAATTTCCCCCATACACTCctaatctgattggtcagtttataacttgaaaaactttaattcactttggaaaaaaaataatgataaaacaatTAGAATTAGCAAAAATGGGTTCAAAAAGTATCAGAGTATCAgcagttattctgacaaattgaataaattaaaaatagttgtagaagtctttgggattttggattGTTGGAGTGGGTACTtcttgtttggaacacaagaggggaggggtaactcagtccagttctcatatacagtcagttgTTATCAGTCATAcgttttttggttcttttagaCAATATGTGGATTATGTTGTAGTTTCTCTGAAAAAAGtgctataaaacattttatggttATATAACTTGAAATATTTGAACTGACaagattttaaaagataaacCTAGCAGGTTGTATTCTAAGTGCAGTAGTGTTCAATGTTAAAAGGTTCTCTCAGTTTCTCTTCCATACTCTCTTTAGAGCTAGAGATTTCATTTCTGAATACCTTGTCGTAGTGTCTCAGGAACggccttcctcctcctcctcccagtcGCACTGCGTTGAGAACATCAGCCAGTTCAGACGGCGTGTCGCAGTCTTCCAGGCACAGAGTGAGCACAGCGCTCTCCATCAGCTCCAGAGAAGACAGCGCTTCTCCTCCTTGTTCCAGGATCTCTTCCCTCACAGCAGCCCAGGATTTGCGCTCCAGAGCTGAGAGGCTGCAAACCACAGACGGATCATTCTGCTTCCCAGCTCTGGGCTGGTCCATCACCTGAGCCAGCTGGGTGTAGATCTCTGTGAAGGATTTTGCAGAGACTGGACCGTCTGCGCTGGGGCGCCTCAGGATGTCAAGAGGGAACACTCCCCCAGCACAGGTGATGACTGCATGAAGGCTGTCAGGGTAGACCTGTCATTGAGAAAATACAGACTCTGAGAAAACTCTTTAGTGAAGTGGGAAACGGAGATGGTTTAAATGAAAGGTTTActgttcaaacatttttgtgagttgTCTCACCTTGATTTCATCCTGGTTCCTTCCTGGAATACGGCTGGCAGCGAACACCTCAGACTGCTGAGTGTGCTCCAACGGGGCATCGCCCTCCAGCAGGAGAGGCTCACTGTACAGTTTGGCTGCTGCCCAGAGCAGAGCTGCTGACCTGGCCAGCTGTGTGCATCCCTTTAGTTTAGATGGAAGCAGAACAACTGGAAGGGCTGTTGAAGTGGGAAGGGGGTCGGCGCAGGACAACAAGCCTCTTTTGAACTGCTGCGTCACCCAGTTCTCTTGGCCCTCAACAACCGCGGCTAGTTTCTTCTGGGCTTCTTCCAGGACCCCCCGATGCTGCTCCAAGGTGCTCTTGAACTCCCCGTACAGTTCAGAACTGAAAGTAAGCTGCAGAACACGGCTCACTTCCTGCAAAGTGACATCCAACTTCGGAATAGGAAAGTTGAGAAGTGACATCCTGNNNNNNNNNNNNNNNNNNNNNNNNNNNNNNNNNNNNNNNNNNNNNNNNNNNNNNNNNNNNNNNNNNNNNNNNNNNNNNNNNNNNNNNNNNNNNNNNNNNNNNNNNNNNNNNNNNNNNNNNNNNNNNNNNNNNNNNNNNNNNNNNNNNNNNNNNNNNNNNNNNNNNNNNNNNNNNNNNNNNNNNNNNNNNNNNNNNNNNNNNNNNNNNNNNNNNNNNNNNNNNNNNNNNNNNNNNNNNNNNNNNNNNNNNNNNNNNNNNNNNNNNNNNNNNNNNNNNNNNNNNNNNNNNNNNNNNNNNNNNNNNNNNNNNNNNNNNNNNNNNNNNNNNNNNNNNNNNNNNNNNNNNNNNNNNNNNNNNNNNNNNNNNNNNNNNNNNNNNNNNNNNNNNNNNNNNNNNNNNNNNNNNNNNNNNNNNNNNNNNNNNNNNNNNNNNNNNNNNNNNNNNNNNNNNNNNNNNNNNNNNNNNNNNNNNNNNNNNNNNNNNNNNNNNNNNNNNNNNNNNNNNNNNNNNNNNNNNNNNNNNNNNNNNNNNNNNNNNNNNNNNNNNNNNNNNNNNNNNNNNNNNNNNNNNNNNNNNNNNNNNNNNNNNNNNNNNNNNNNNNNNNNNNNNNNNNNNNNNNNNNNNNNNNNNNNNNNNNNNNNNNNNNNNNNNNNNNNNNNNNNNNNNNNNNNNNNNNNNNNNNNNNNNNNNNNNNNNNNNNNNNNNNNNNNNNNNNNNNNNNNNNNNNNNNNNNNNNNNNNNNNNNNNNNNNNNNNNNNNNNNNNNNNNNNNNNNNNNNNNNNNNNNNNNNNNNNNNNNNNNNNNNNNNNNNNNNNNNNNNNNNNNNNNNNNNNNNNNNNNNNNNNNNNNNNNNNNNNNNNNNNNNNNNNNNNNNNNNNNNNNNNNNNNNNNNNNNNNNNNNNNNNNNNNNAAAAAACTGTcatactaagtagtacatgtacaacaaaaaccacgaggctgactgaactaatgagactga harbors:
- the LOC112146872 gene encoding uncharacterized protein LOC112146872, translating into MSLLNFPIPKLDVTLQEVSRVLQLTFSSELYGEFKSTLEQHRGVLEEAQKKLAAVVEGQENWVTQQFKRGLLSCADPLPTSTALPVVLLPSKLKGCTQLARSAALLWAAAKLYSEPLLLEGDAPLEHTQQSEVFAASRIPGRNQDEIKVYPDSLHAVITCAGGVFPLDILRRPSADGPVSAKSFTEIYTQLAQVMDQPRAGKQNDPSVVCSLSALERKSWAAVREEILEQGGEALSSLELMESAVLTLCLEDCDTPSELADVLNAVRLGGGGGRPFLRHYDKVLNLVVFKDCTAGMVFEHSAVDGMVAALVTERVYHLSESVDLNHVQNDAENTARPVSDNSKNSVCPTALNFPLKATSPPQQNPELTKSHPVLTFDLSSYPDVFSTLRGQRGLYDAWINFSLQLSLSQTLGEAADCHMFVTPTHMRHYKHGRCDPTYSVTIHSRKLASVIASRISPDGTIQYTTDLLELFHAAFTEHKNLIRNTKTGQGVGPHVAALRRALPPDNPLKKFLDPFACPSVYLTGIDFMEGIECGVGNVYSQDQLAVTYLGKRDKVRIMLNGKGSFALSLEKLQENLKINLKLVMLLAVRYAIASQMQALECLFHQDQKDQKNTCSGSSDQSKTIADTPTGMSSNHTLVIHGGAGEDMMLNNKVADIIEFALQTALTLGSKVLQQGGSSLDAVQRSVEALEDCFLFNAGKGSVFNKDGVNELEATIVDGTAKRAGSVACVKSIKNPIKAARAVMDKSPHALIVGEGAEDFLRGLEGKEKPVGPEYFHTDVRQKELFLKLGGGNSSKGSHPQTVGAVALDSLNRLAAASSTGGLVGKLKGRVGDTAVVGAGIYADDRVAITCSGDGDVFLRNTVAQKVASLYHNKGYSLRQACREVMAEDLNGTCAGFIAVDAKGEAVIETNAGVMFVASMSGSVSRAEIIRPVKSFSNVIWESDKLVAYLNPNPWTPGSAILTRKAHTGVCSLFQLSTLDFISMLQGAKDVSNLLCERLGVQRCALVCNPVPDQPVQIRLLPLHGLEPTWKPCLSAEEEFHPHNTGYCTSKDGPRWEDEALTKVQTQIRSALPTQELPFCFEYFGDSSDDNLFSRIIRGKEQQWRVWEDSEHVAFLTPYPNRPGITVVVPRKALPSDVFQLDEPDYTALILATYKVAKLLEKGMQAQAVAMIFEGFQIDHAHVKLIPLLPSPEGTRPVEIQPECVQSYPGFVSSTDGPPADGETLQDIYSKLVQCKPPRSWEDPQSHPTFAISSPWYRNLFQIQNTLFHSTVEYFHSSCQFAYALTPLTTDTISSPMGLGSDSEPVSVSLLGQDIYLADSMQFVLEYFLRFQENLAGTYYISPSFRGEDPDATHLNQFYHVECELLGDMDNAISVAEGYLAHLTKSMVKKHSDLILNTAGTLSHITSLLSKLQGNTPLPRIPLDQAIPMMPSADCLEWVLDGQPEFGRKLTRKGERFLIKKYGGPVWLTEMDHLGVPFYQAYVEGTERRKAKAADLLLGLGETVGLGERHSTQEMVQDALRHHAVPEESYKWYIEMRQVKPLLTSGWGMGTERYLCWLLQHDDVRDLHIIPRLKGKKYMP